One genomic segment of Alkalimarinus alittae includes these proteins:
- the flgH gene encoding flagellar basal body L-ring protein FlgH — MSIVKLACSFGVLAIISGCSTLNREAPEPGDPAYAPMPAQSLRSPEEVNGSIFQVSRNFGLYGDQIALNVGDILTVTLAEKTKSSKKAETSYGKESEIKIDEGSLLGSSISAKNLSMLTDLSLSRDFDGDAESDQSNSLDGSISVTVSEVLPNGVLRIRGEKWLTLNQGDEYIRLTGLVRPEDISTANTIPSTKVADARIAYGGTGDFDQSNRMGWGSRFFKSEWFPF, encoded by the coding sequence ATGAGCATTGTAAAACTAGCCTGTTCGTTTGGCGTGCTGGCCATTATTAGCGGTTGTAGCACTCTCAACCGGGAAGCACCAGAGCCTGGAGATCCAGCTTATGCGCCTATGCCTGCGCAATCTCTAAGATCCCCAGAAGAAGTCAATGGTTCAATATTTCAAGTAAGTCGAAATTTTGGCCTATATGGTGATCAGATAGCACTTAATGTTGGCGATATTTTGACGGTCACACTGGCTGAAAAAACTAAATCGTCAAAAAAAGCTGAGACTTCATACGGTAAAGAGAGCGAGATTAAAATAGACGAGGGCTCCTTGTTGGGTTCGTCTATCTCAGCAAAAAATCTCAGTATGCTAACCGATTTAAGTCTTTCACGCGATTTCGATGGTGATGCAGAGAGCGATCAAAGTAATAGTCTTGATGGCAGTATTTCGGTGACAGTATCTGAAGTGCTTCCTAATGGCGTGTTAAGGATTAGAGGCGAGAAATGGCTCACGCTAAATCAAGGTGATGAATATATTCGCTTAACAGGGTTGGTAAGACCTGAAGATATTAGTACAGCCAACACGATTCCATCGACCAAAGTGGCCGATGCCCGGATAGCTTATGGCGGCACGGGGGATTTTGATCAGTCGAATCGCATGGGGTGGGGATCAAGATTCTTTAAGAGTGAATGGTTTCCGTTCTAG
- a CDS encoding flagellar hook assembly protein FlgD, with protein MSDFNTVSPANDVLSQYSFKTDGNKASGDDLGKNEFMELMIAQLNNQNPLEPQGNGEFIADLAQFSSLEEMQGLTATVEGFTSNYQSTQALQASSMVGRSVLVNASSGPTSMGGTIGGVVDVPASTSDLRISVLNQSGELVNQYEMGQQFAGQVPFLWDGKNTVGDQMPAGQYSIKAEASYSGKTEQLGTMLSANVDSVSVGKGGITLNLAGMGGVPLSEIRQIN; from the coding sequence ATGAGCGATTTTAACACTGTTTCGCCAGCCAATGACGTGTTGAGCCAGTATTCTTTTAAGACCGACGGAAACAAAGCATCGGGAGATGATCTGGGCAAAAATGAGTTCATGGAGCTTATGATTGCTCAACTTAATAATCAGAATCCTCTTGAACCTCAGGGTAATGGAGAATTTATCGCCGATCTTGCTCAGTTCAGTTCGCTAGAAGAGATGCAGGGGCTAACGGCGACCGTTGAAGGGTTTACGTCAAACTATCAGTCAACTCAAGCGCTTCAAGCTTCCTCAATGGTCGGGCGTTCAGTATTGGTCAATGCTTCATCTGGGCCTACTTCGATGGGAGGAACTATTGGCGGTGTGGTTGATGTGCCTGCTAGTACTTCTGACTTACGTATCTCAGTTCTGAACCAATCAGGAGAACTTGTTAACCAATATGAAATGGGGCAACAGTTTGCCGGTCAGGTACCGTTTCTTTGGGATGGAAAAAATACTGTAGGTGATCAAATGCCTGCTGGCCAATATTCGATTAAAGCAGAGGCGAGTTATAGTGGAAAAACAGAGCAATTAGGCACCATGCTGAGCGCGAATGTTGACAGTGTTTCCGTTGGGAAGGGTGGCATAACACTTAATTTGGCGGGTATGGGTGGTGTTCCACTGAGTGAGATTCGTCAAATTAATTAA
- a CDS encoding flagellar basal body P-ring protein FlgI — MNTLNLFFYQWRSLIVMVGLLVSLPLQADRLKDLASVQGVRSNQLIGYGLVVGLDGSGDKAPFTDQTFRNLMNKFGITIPQGSDPKLKNVAAVTVHAELPAFAKPGQTVDITVSSIGNAKSLRGGSLLMTPLKGADGKVYAMAQGSLVVGGFGAEGADGSSITVNVPSVGRIPNGASVERSVPSGFHRGDTLTFNMHIADFTTVKRVVDKLNDLLGPQTAYAMDGGSVSVKAPRDASQRVSFLSVLENIEIEPGEGSAKVIINSRTGTIVVGQNVKVLPAAVTHGSLSVTISEGADVVQPGAFAGGETAVVPRTEIDIEQEPARMFKFGPAITLNEIVQAVNQVGAAPGDIMAILEALKTAGALKAELIVI, encoded by the coding sequence ATGAATACATTAAATTTATTTTTTTACCAATGGCGAAGCCTGATTGTGATGGTTGGCCTATTGGTATCGTTGCCTTTGCAAGCCGATCGCCTTAAAGATTTGGCATCTGTTCAAGGGGTTCGGAGTAACCAGTTGATTGGTTATGGTTTGGTAGTAGGGCTTGATGGCTCTGGTGATAAAGCGCCGTTTACCGATCAAACCTTTAGAAATCTCATGAACAAGTTTGGTATTACTATTCCGCAAGGCTCAGACCCCAAGCTTAAAAACGTAGCGGCAGTCACTGTGCATGCAGAGTTACCTGCTTTTGCTAAGCCTGGTCAGACGGTCGACATCACTGTTTCATCTATTGGCAATGCAAAGAGTCTTAGAGGCGGTAGCTTATTAATGACACCACTAAAAGGGGCAGATGGAAAAGTATATGCCATGGCGCAGGGTAGCTTGGTGGTGGGAGGTTTTGGTGCTGAAGGCGCTGATGGCTCGTCGATTACAGTTAACGTACCCAGTGTAGGACGAATCCCAAATGGTGCATCGGTAGAGCGCTCAGTGCCTTCCGGGTTCCACCGTGGTGACACCTTAACGTTTAATATGCACATCGCAGACTTTACAACTGTTAAGCGGGTTGTCGATAAGTTGAATGATTTATTAGGTCCTCAAACAGCCTATGCCATGGATGGAGGTTCTGTATCAGTCAAAGCACCTCGTGATGCCTCGCAGCGAGTTAGTTTTTTATCGGTACTGGAAAATATCGAAATAGAGCCAGGTGAAGGGTCTGCAAAAGTCATCATTAACTCCAGAACAGGCACTATCGTAGTAGGACAAAATGTCAAAGTTTTACCTGCAGCGGTCACTCACGGTAGTTTGTCTGTCACTATCAGCGAAGGTGCAGATGTGGTCCAACCTGGCGCTTTTGCAGGCGGTGAGACAGCGGTAGTTCCCAGAACAGAAATCGACATAGAACAAGAGCCCGCACGAATGTTTAAATTTGGACCTGCAATTACGCTGAACGAAATTGTTCAGGCAGTCAATCAGGTTGGAGCAGCACCAGGCGATATCATGGCGATATTAGAGGCACTTAAAACAGCCGGCGCGTTAAAAGCCGAGTTGATTGTGATTTAA
- the flgJ gene encoding flagellar assembly peptidoglycan hydrolase FlgJ, with product MINSNLDKAHTYTDFSGLNALKSQALHDKEAALEAVSKQFESMFISMVMKSMREANKTFSEGNFLQSNETEFYQEMFDSQLSLTLSKGRGLGVAEAMMRQMSKQIEGISKPGTNNPLLHKSISDYPRNLPVDKAAKKAVELADALVEIDAKLNESSKTAGIAANATEAVNALAVPATFATPGQFIEHLYPFAQKVEQETGISAKVMLAQSALETGWGKHMIKKPDDQASFNLFGIKADSRWDGDKAEIVTTEYRGGVAMKERADFRSYDNYEESFRDYAEFLQQNPRYEPALQYLDNPQKFTELLQDAGYATDPAYSQKIQRILSGEVFKGALNTTDLNAENDEVLAGSADSFTTKTAL from the coding sequence ATGATTAATTCAAACCTTGATAAAGCACATACCTATACTGACTTTTCTGGCCTGAATGCGCTAAAAAGTCAGGCGCTTCATGATAAAGAAGCGGCGCTGGAAGCTGTTTCAAAACAGTTTGAATCTATGTTTATTTCGATGGTTATGAAAAGTATGAGAGAGGCCAATAAAACATTTAGTGAAGGCAACTTTCTACAAAGTAATGAAACTGAGTTCTATCAAGAGATGTTCGATAGCCAGTTAAGCTTAACCTTGTCAAAAGGACGTGGGCTGGGGGTAGCAGAAGCAATGATGCGTCAGATGTCTAAGCAAATAGAGGGCATCTCTAAACCAGGTACGAATAATCCATTGCTGCACAAAAGCATCTCAGATTATCCACGTAACTTACCGGTTGATAAGGCTGCAAAAAAAGCCGTTGAATTAGCTGATGCTTTGGTTGAAATAGACGCGAAATTAAACGAATCAAGCAAAACAGCAGGGATTGCCGCTAATGCTACTGAGGCTGTTAACGCTTTAGCTGTACCCGCTACTTTTGCAACCCCAGGGCAGTTTATAGAGCACTTGTATCCATTTGCTCAAAAAGTTGAACAAGAGACAGGTATTAGCGCCAAAGTAATGTTAGCTCAGTCGGCCCTTGAAACTGGATGGGGTAAACACATGATTAAGAAGCCTGATGATCAGGCTAGCTTTAACCTCTTTGGCATCAAGGCTGACAGTCGCTGGGATGGAGATAAAGCCGAAATTGTTACCACAGAGTACCGTGGCGGCGTGGCAATGAAAGAGCGAGCCGATTTTCGTTCGTATGATAACTATGAAGAGAGTTTTAGAGATTATGCTGAGTTTCTTCAGCAGAACCCACGCTACGAACCGGCTTTACAGTATTTAGATAATCCTCAGAAATTTACTGAACTGTTACAAGATGCGGGTTATGCAACCGACCCTGCATATAGTCAAAAAATTCAACGCATTCTCAGCGGAGAGGTTTTTAAAGGCGCTTTGAATACGACTGATTTGAACGCAGAAAATGATGAAGTGCTGGCAGGGTCAGCAGATTCATTTACAACCAAGACTGCACTTTAG
- the flgC gene encoding flagellar basal body rod protein FlgC, translating to MSLNRIFDIAGSAMSAQSMRLNTTASNIANADTASSSTDEVYRARKPVFASIQQSVMATGFNTAFTDMPESQGVEVKGIVESDAPLNMRYQPDHPMANGDGYVMYPNVNVVEEMTDMLSASRSFQTNVDVMDAAKTMMQRILTLGQ from the coding sequence ATGTCTCTTAATAGAATTTTTGATATTGCAGGTTCAGCCATGTCTGCTCAATCCATGAGATTAAACACCACGGCCAGTAACATTGCCAACGCAGATACAGCAAGTAGCAGCACTGATGAGGTTTATAGAGCCAGAAAGCCAGTGTTTGCTTCAATACAGCAGTCAGTGATGGCAACAGGTTTCAATACTGCTTTTACGGATATGCCTGAGTCGCAAGGGGTAGAAGTTAAAGGGATTGTGGAAAGTGATGCGCCGCTTAATATGCGCTATCAACCTGATCACCCCATGGCGAATGGTGATGGTTATGTCATGTATCCAAATGTGAATGTAGTAGAAGAAATGACAGATATGCTGTCGGCCTCACGTAGCTTTCAAACGAATGTTGATGTGATGGATGCAGCCAAAACCATGATGCAGCGAATCTTAACGTTAGGCCAATAA
- the flgK gene encoding flagellar hook-associated protein FlgK — MANLINIGLTGLKSHQSALATTGNNVTNTNTPGYSRQEVIFESNESQLTGAGYVGSGVSVSNIRRLNEEFINTQLRSDTTVNSEQGVLLSLSSQVDNLLASENTGLSSSMSNFFKALQGGAADPSSVPERQLLLSQSESLVGRFNQLYSRLNLQAQGIEQQLSASISEVNSLSSGIARLNGAITVATGAGQGSEPNELMDERDELLRQLSEKVTVSVIPQGDNQVNVFIGKGQPLVVGNNFNQLGTVQSNSNPTQNDIVYMSANGTQNITSDITGGAIGGALEFRDTILKESTGNMGLIAIVLADTINQQHKLGMDLENNLGDSFFTDINDPALMHSRVIGHQDNLPPMDRSIGVEILDTSKLTTANYQLQFSGPTAMDYRVVNDESGKTVAQGTLPGFLPASIDIDGISINLEAGTFQVGDRFTIQPTRYGARDISMNVDRLENIAFASPIRTDASLGNTGDAVISPGVMLDVTNPATNQPLSTFVMPGKINPPMVVKFTSETTYDVLNAADPAKLEPLKPPLNNQKYIAGLDNSLFSVDPGQTVASAQGAAFILQGTAIGAPAMPTVPAVFPGNGYVGQGLTVFTQDSETGVVTSQTATITNNASASDIAATLNKLKGVEANAYTQVEISNLAGAGLEFNLYYTEGGVNKALNVLSPDALDPDLVASAVNESSALGALGYRAVSDGIKVTLTNSGGRDIIVGTGSASGSFDINKVDPYGSPLSPPLSSQTINAGEFVAVGGFIDTTLSGGVTLTADTGTIFDQAPVAQSSYKGFQIDIKGPAGAGDEFSIGYNTGGFSDNRNALAIAGLETSGTVSGGVSSYNEAYSQLVEEVGTFTHKARLDSEASKTLLSQSISSWNEASGVNLDEEAGKLIQYQAAYNASAQVISIARELFDTLLGVF, encoded by the coding sequence ATGGCTAACTTAATTAACATTGGTCTTACGGGGTTAAAGTCTCATCAGAGTGCTTTAGCGACGACGGGTAATAATGTTACTAATACTAATACACCTGGTTACAGTCGTCAGGAGGTTATCTTTGAATCTAACGAAAGTCAGCTTACGGGGGCTGGGTATGTTGGTTCAGGGGTGTCTGTATCTAATATCCGCAGACTAAATGAAGAGTTCATCAATACCCAATTAAGATCGGATACGACAGTTAATAGCGAGCAGGGCGTACTACTTTCGCTTTCTTCTCAAGTAGATAACTTATTGGCAAGCGAGAACACAGGGTTGTCGAGCTCAATGAGTAATTTTTTTAAAGCATTGCAAGGAGGCGCAGCCGACCCCTCGTCAGTGCCTGAGCGTCAACTTTTGTTAAGTCAGTCTGAATCATTGGTGGGACGGTTTAACCAGTTATACTCAAGACTTAACCTGCAAGCACAAGGAATAGAACAACAGCTATCAGCCTCAATTTCAGAGGTCAATAGTTTGTCGAGTGGTATCGCTCGATTAAATGGGGCTATCACCGTAGCGACTGGTGCTGGGCAAGGAAGTGAACCTAACGAGTTGATGGATGAGCGAGATGAGCTTCTAAGGCAGTTGTCTGAAAAGGTCACTGTGAGTGTTATACCGCAGGGCGATAATCAAGTTAATGTGTTTATTGGTAAGGGGCAGCCTCTGGTTGTTGGTAATAACTTTAACCAGCTAGGAACCGTTCAAAGTAATAGCAACCCGACTCAAAACGACATTGTTTATATGAGTGCGAATGGTACTCAGAATATAACAAGCGATATTACAGGCGGCGCTATCGGTGGTGCACTTGAATTTAGAGACACCATTCTTAAAGAATCTACCGGTAATATGGGCTTAATAGCCATTGTGCTTGCAGACACGATTAACCAGCAACATAAACTGGGTATGGATTTAGAGAACAATTTAGGCGATTCATTTTTTACTGATATTAATGACCCTGCATTAATGCACTCTCGGGTGATTGGGCATCAAGATAACCTACCGCCAATGGATCGATCAATCGGGGTAGAAATACTCGACACGTCAAAACTGACGACTGCCAATTACCAGCTACAGTTTAGTGGTCCCACTGCTATGGATTATCGTGTGGTTAATGATGAAAGCGGTAAGACAGTGGCTCAAGGAACACTGCCGGGGTTTTTACCTGCCAGCATTGATATAGATGGCATTTCGATCAATTTAGAGGCAGGGACGTTTCAAGTAGGTGATAGGTTCACTATACAGCCTACTCGATACGGTGCTCGAGATATTTCAATGAATGTTGACAGGCTTGAGAATATCGCCTTTGCCTCGCCTATACGAACCGATGCTAGTTTAGGTAATACAGGCGATGCGGTCATTAGCCCCGGGGTCATGTTAGATGTGACAAACCCCGCTACCAACCAACCTTTAAGCACCTTTGTAATGCCTGGGAAAATAAACCCACCTATGGTGGTAAAGTTTACCAGTGAGACGACTTATGATGTGCTTAATGCTGCTGATCCTGCAAAGCTGGAACCTTTAAAGCCGCCTTTAAATAACCAGAAATATATAGCGGGTTTAGATAATAGTTTGTTTTCGGTTGATCCAGGGCAAACGGTGGCTTCTGCTCAAGGTGCTGCGTTTATTTTGCAAGGGACGGCCATTGGTGCTCCCGCTATGCCTACTGTACCCGCAGTGTTTCCTGGTAATGGCTATGTTGGGCAAGGTTTAACTGTCTTTACGCAAGACAGTGAAACCGGAGTAGTGACCTCCCAGACTGCAACGATTACTAACAATGCATCAGCATCCGATATAGCGGCTACATTAAACAAACTCAAAGGTGTCGAAGCCAATGCTTATACTCAAGTTGAAATTTCAAACCTTGCTGGTGCGGGACTTGAATTTAATCTTTATTATACTGAAGGGGGGGTCAATAAAGCGCTTAATGTACTGTCCCCTGATGCCTTAGATCCAGACTTGGTAGCTAGCGCGGTTAACGAAAGCTCAGCTCTCGGCGCATTAGGTTATCGTGCTGTGAGTGACGGTATCAAAGTGACGCTGACTAATTCAGGTGGTCGCGACATCATTGTAGGGACAGGTTCAGCTAGTGGTAGTTTTGATATTAATAAAGTAGACCCTTATGGTTCGCCCTTATCGCCACCTTTATCAAGCCAAACAATAAACGCAGGCGAGTTTGTGGCAGTAGGAGGGTTTATTGATACAACACTGTCAGGTGGTGTCACGTTAACTGCAGATACAGGAACTATATTCGATCAGGCTCCAGTTGCACAGTCGTCATATAAAGGGTTTCAAATAGACATAAAAGGTCCCGCTGGTGCGGGCGATGAATTTTCAATTGGATATAACACTGGTGGCTTTTCAGATAACCGAAATGCGCTTGCGATTGCGGGTTTGGAAACTTCGGGTACGGTATCGGGTGGAGTCAGTAGTTATAATGAAGCTTACTCACAGTTAGTTGAAGAGGTCGGCACATTTACACATAAAGCAAGACTTGATAGCGAAGCCAGTAAAACGCTGTTGTCTCAATCAATTTCAAGCTGGAATGAGGCTTCAGGCGTTAACCTTGATGAAGAAGCGGGTAAATTAATACAGTATCAAGCTGCTTACAACGCCTCTGCACAAGTGATATCGATAGCAAGAGAATTATTCGATACGTTATTAGGCGTCTTCTAA
- a CDS encoding flagellar hook protein FlgE: MPFNVALSGLRASSTDLEVTGNNIANASTVGFKQSRTEFGDIYSNSFLSGGVGSPGSGVEVQNVRQLFDGGNISGTDRSLDLAIKGRGFYVLNDGGETKYSRAGQFGVDKDGFVVNSNGMNLQGFVADEDGNVGGVLADVKVEESGLEPRRTTLIDPKLNLDSSGPVLEERGVQLNAANAGTAAGVITTPGAPADPLVNTFPEVDWTITLADGTTAGVLTAAGASAGAVAASLSALPGVDASASTSATIVASTFSLDPGDTFTINQVPFTIGAGLSNDDRLEQLAQDINTSSLGGVSAVLTGTNGGTGASELTLNIIHNQGGDLKFNVASLAGSVDVAANENVASSETLNTANNRAVVAGILTVITDEGSTLSAEDVVAAAPDLSIIGDFTGVPFLNNEFNPLDSGTYNHATSTEIYDSLGNSHIQTMYFVKKSAGGAAQPNTWQMHVQIDGKDVGDPVVGVEPTRASFWLVFNPDGSMNTNLSDQVLISNWNPLDAQGNANGAAGPNNVVDGGSLPIPDPASSSNFEIDMGGTTQYGSPFSVNDMKQNGYTTGRLVGLDVDDSGMMFARYTNGESRVLNQIALANFNNEEGLSPSGGTAWVQTFDSGSPIVGAPGTASLGSIKSSSVEESNVNLSDQLVNLIIAQRNYQANAKTIETADQVTQTILNI, encoded by the coding sequence ATGCCGTTTAACGTTGCACTGAGTGGATTAAGGGCGTCTTCCACTGATTTGGAAGTGACCGGTAATAATATTGCCAACGCCAGCACGGTTGGTTTTAAGCAGTCGAGGACTGAGTTTGGAGATATATACTCGAATTCATTTTTGTCTGGTGGAGTTGGAAGCCCAGGGTCGGGTGTAGAGGTACAAAATGTTAGGCAATTGTTTGATGGTGGTAATATTAGCGGCACAGATCGAAGTCTTGATCTGGCAATTAAAGGGAGAGGGTTTTACGTATTGAACGACGGCGGCGAGACAAAGTACTCGAGAGCTGGACAGTTTGGTGTCGATAAAGATGGTTTTGTTGTCAATAGCAATGGCATGAATCTTCAGGGATTTGTTGCGGATGAAGATGGCAATGTTGGCGGTGTGTTAGCGGATGTAAAGGTTGAGGAAAGTGGTCTTGAACCTAGAAGAACAACGCTGATTGATCCTAAATTAAATCTTGACTCTTCTGGGCCAGTACTAGAAGAGAGAGGCGTGCAGCTCAATGCAGCAAATGCGGGGACAGCTGCGGGTGTCATTACGACTCCCGGGGCTCCAGCAGATCCGCTTGTAAACACCTTCCCAGAGGTTGACTGGACGATCACTTTAGCTGATGGAACGACTGCAGGGGTTTTGACAGCGGCGGGGGCTTCAGCTGGCGCAGTAGCGGCTTCTTTATCTGCACTGCCGGGTGTTGATGCTTCAGCCTCCACGAGTGCCACTATAGTGGCATCAACTTTTTCGCTTGATCCAGGTGACACATTCACAATTAATCAAGTTCCTTTTACTATTGGTGCTGGCCTTTCAAATGATGATCGTTTGGAGCAGTTGGCACAAGATATTAACACCTCTTCTCTAGGTGGGGTGTCAGCTGTGCTGACGGGTACGAATGGAGGGACTGGAGCCAGTGAGTTGACTCTAAATATTATTCATAATCAAGGGGGGGATCTTAAGTTTAATGTTGCTTCGTTGGCAGGGTCAGTTGATGTTGCAGCGAATGAGAATGTTGCGTCTAGTGAAACATTGAATACAGCTAATAACCGGGCTGTGGTGGCCGGTATTCTAACCGTGATCACTGATGAGGGGAGTACATTGAGCGCTGAAGATGTCGTCGCTGCTGCGCCGGACCTTTCTATCATAGGTGATTTTACAGGCGTACCTTTTCTAAATAATGAGTTTAATCCGTTAGATTCTGGCACTTATAATCACGCTACCTCGACTGAAATTTATGACAGCCTTGGTAATTCTCATATTCAAACCATGTATTTTGTCAAGAAATCGGCAGGAGGCGCAGCACAGCCTAATACTTGGCAGATGCACGTTCAGATTGATGGTAAAGATGTGGGGGATCCAGTGGTAGGTGTTGAGCCTACCCGGGCCTCCTTTTGGTTGGTTTTCAATCCAGATGGCTCTATGAACACGAACCTTTCTGATCAAGTGCTAATTTCAAACTGGAACCCACTCGATGCTCAAGGTAATGCCAATGGTGCTGCCGGGCCTAATAATGTGGTTGATGGAGGCTCATTGCCAATTCCTGATCCTGCTTCTAGTTCGAATTTTGAGATCGATATGGGGGGGACCACTCAGTACGGAAGTCCATTTTCGGTTAACGACATGAAACAAAATGGTTATACCACAGGTAGGCTTGTAGGGTTGGATGTGGATGATTCTGGCATGATGTTTGCTCGTTATACTAATGGTGAGTCACGAGTACTTAATCAAATTGCATTGGCTAATTTCAATAATGAGGAAGGCTTGTCCCCCTCTGGTGGAACTGCTTGGGTGCAAACGTTTGATTCAGGAAGTCCTATTGTAGGGGCACCTGGGACAGCCTCTCTTGGGTCAATAAAGTCAAGTTCGGTTGAAGAGTCGAATGTTAATTTGTCTGATCAATTAGTCAACTTAATCATTGCGCAAAGAAACTATCAGGCGAACGCTAAAACGATAGAAACGGCAGACCAGGTTACGCAAACAATCCTTAATATTTAA
- the flgG gene encoding flagellar basal-body rod protein FlgG: protein MHPALYVSKTGLSAQDTALTTTSNNLANVNTTGFKRERAVFQDLLYQIKRQPGGLSSQDSELPSGLQVGTGVRVVGTAKEFTQGSLQVTEQPLDIAVDGRGFLQVLLPDGTISYTRDGQFQLNSNGDIVTANGHPLEPAITVPANTSTITIGSDGTVSSVIEGDTAPTVIGNITTVDFINPQGLEAIGNNLFRETGSSGDPQEGTPGLDGLGTLQQGMVESSNVEVVEELVNMITTQRAYEMNSKVVSTADQMLQYISQNI from the coding sequence ATGCATCCTGCATTATATGTCAGTAAAACAGGGCTTAGTGCTCAAGATACAGCCTTAACCACCACGTCTAACAACTTAGCTAACGTGAATACCACAGGCTTTAAACGCGAGCGTGCGGTTTTTCAAGATCTGCTGTATCAAATCAAGCGGCAACCTGGTGGACTTAGCTCTCAAGATTCAGAGCTGCCATCAGGTTTACAGGTTGGTACGGGTGTTCGAGTGGTTGGCACTGCTAAAGAGTTTACTCAAGGCTCTTTGCAAGTTACCGAGCAGCCATTAGACATTGCTGTTGATGGTCGCGGGTTTCTTCAGGTGTTACTTCCTGACGGCACCATCTCTTATACTCGTGATGGTCAGTTTCAACTTAATTCTAATGGCGACATCGTTACCGCTAATGGCCATCCATTAGAGCCGGCGATTACCGTGCCTGCAAACACGTCAACCATTACCATTGGCAGTGACGGTACTGTCTCTTCGGTTATAGAGGGTGATACGGCTCCGACAGTTATTGGCAACATTACGACGGTCGATTTTATTAACCCTCAAGGTCTTGAAGCCATCGGTAATAACTTATTTAGGGAGACAGGATCAAGTGGTGACCCACAAGAAGGGACTCCAGGGCTCGATGGTTTAGGTACGCTACAACAGGGCATGGTTGAGTCATCAAATGTAGAAGTCGTTGAAGAGTTGGTCAACATGATCACCACTCAACGAGCGTATGAAATGAACTCAAAAGTGGTGTCAACTGCAGATCAGATGTTGCAGTACATCAGTCAGAATATTTAA
- the flgF gene encoding flagellar basal-body rod protein FlgF — translation MDKALYISMSGAKQSMLAQQAHSNNLANVNTTGFKNDFAQARSMPVYGEHHPTRAYAMTERPGTNFQQGPLNETGRELDVAIKGEGWIAVQAPDGSEAYTRAGDLQTDSNGILRTGSGLAVLGNGGPVAIPPSAKMEIGADGTISVIPLGQPADAIAEIDRIKLVNPENDQIEKGLDGLVRVKEGNPPADLDGTVRLESGFLEASNVNAVESLTEILSLARQYELHVKVMSTADKNSEAAARLLQIS, via the coding sequence ATGGATAAGGCACTTTATATATCCATGAGTGGCGCGAAGCAGTCAATGCTGGCGCAGCAAGCGCATTCGAATAACCTGGCTAATGTGAATACCACAGGCTTTAAGAATGATTTTGCGCAAGCCCGAAGTATGCCTGTATATGGTGAGCATCACCCAACCAGAGCGTACGCAATGACTGAAAGGCCAGGCACTAATTTCCAGCAAGGTCCTTTAAATGAAACAGGTCGCGAGCTGGATGTAGCCATCAAAGGTGAAGGTTGGATAGCGGTACAGGCACCAGACGGGTCTGAGGCGTATACCCGTGCCGGAGACTTACAAACAGATAGTAATGGTATACTTCGTACAGGCTCAGGTTTGGCTGTGCTGGGGAATGGTGGGCCAGTGGCTATTCCGCCATCTGCCAAAATGGAAATTGGCGCTGATGGTACTATTTCGGTGATACCGCTGGGTCAGCCTGCAGATGCGATAGCTGAAATAGATAGAATAAAATTAGTTAACCCTGAGAACGATCAAATTGAAAAGGGGTTAGACGGCCTAGTCAGAGTGAAAGAGGGTAACCCTCCGGCTGACCTAGATGGCACTGTTCGATTAGAGTCTGGTTTTTTAGAGGCCAGTAACGTAAACGCAGTAGAATCCCTCACTGAAATCCTCTCTCTAGCTCGTCAATACGAGCTTCATGTAAAAGTAATGAGCACCGCAGACAAAAATTCTGAAGCAGCGGCACGCTTATTGCAAATCTCTTAG